From Cognatishimia activa, one genomic window encodes:
- the ileS gene encoding isoleucine--tRNA ligase: MCADTPENTLDYKTTLNLPKTDFPMRAGLPKREPEWLKRWEEIGIYDRLREKEGRAPFTLHDGPPYANGHLHIGHALNKTIKDMIVRSHQMMGFDARYVPGWDCHGLPIEWKIEEQYRQKGKDKDAVDVVEFRQECRAFADKWVDIQREEFKRLGITGNWADPYLTMNYHAEAVIADEFMKFLMNGTLYQGSKPVMWSPVEKTALAEAEIEYHDHQSHTIWVPFEITFLGGEGEADVAEDLLDARVVIWTTTPWTIPSNKAVAYNPKIAYGLYRVDATEEESWTSEGDLYLLADTLAEDVLQKSRVTEFTRVRDVAGSELDGALCKHPFNGMEGADGFWDYDVPMIDGDHVTDDAGTGFVHTAPSHGQDDYECFVARNWIDRMTHNVGEESEFLPHVPFFAGLQVFDRKGKEGKANNAVIAKLVEAGGIIARGRVKHSYPHSWRSKAPVIFRNTPQWFASVDKEVGDGQDKLGKTIRDRALTAIDQEVKWHPQSGRNRLYSMMEARPDWVLSRQRAWGVPLTCFTKKDTLPTDADFLLRNDELNARIKAEFEEHGADIWYTEGFKEKVLDGIANPADYDQVYDVLDVWFDSGSTHAFVLRDREDGTEDGIADVYMEGTDQHRGWFHSSLLQSVGTAGRAPYRNVVTHGFTLDEKGNKMSKSLGNTIVPEKVVQQYGADILRLWVAQTDYTADQRIGPEILKGVADGYRRLRNTMRYMLGALGNFTEEDRTAPADMPELERWVLHRLAELDLKVREGYKAYDFQGVFSAIFNFATVDLSAFYFDIRKDALYCDGNTLRRRASRTVMDILFHRLTTWLAPIMVFTMEDVWLERFPEEGSSVHLVDMPETPSDWLDEELAAKWSKVRTVRRVVTAALEVQRVDKVIGSSLEAAPVVHVRDEDTLAALKTVAFEDVCITSAIELTGDPSPAEAFRLPEVEGVGVVFEKAEGQKCQRSWKILPDVGSDPEFPDVSARDAAALHELRAAGLI; encoded by the coding sequence ATGTGCGCCGACACCCCTGAAAATACCCTAGATTACAAAACCACGCTGAACCTGCCGAAAACCGATTTCCCAATGCGCGCAGGCCTGCCTAAGCGCGAGCCAGAATGGCTGAAACGCTGGGAAGAAATCGGGATCTACGACCGTCTGCGTGAAAAAGAAGGCCGCGCGCCATTTACGCTGCACGATGGCCCTCCCTATGCCAACGGCCACCTGCACATCGGCCACGCGCTGAACAAAACCATCAAAGACATGATCGTCCGGTCGCACCAGATGATGGGTTTTGACGCGCGATACGTACCGGGCTGGGACTGCCATGGTCTGCCAATCGAATGGAAAATCGAAGAGCAATACCGCCAGAAGGGCAAAGACAAAGACGCCGTTGACGTGGTTGAGTTCCGTCAGGAATGCCGCGCCTTCGCCGACAAATGGGTCGACATCCAGCGCGAAGAGTTCAAGCGTCTGGGCATCACCGGCAACTGGGCTGACCCATACCTGACGATGAACTACCACGCCGAAGCGGTCATCGCGGATGAGTTCATGAAGTTCTTGATGAACGGCACGCTCTATCAGGGCTCCAAGCCTGTGATGTGGTCCCCGGTTGAAAAGACCGCGCTGGCGGAAGCTGAGATCGAATATCACGATCACCAGAGCCACACGATCTGGGTGCCGTTTGAAATCACCTTCCTCGGTGGCGAAGGCGAGGCCGATGTTGCCGAAGACCTGCTGGACGCACGTGTTGTTATCTGGACTACCACCCCTTGGACGATCCCGTCCAATAAGGCGGTCGCTTACAATCCAAAGATCGCATACGGTCTCTACCGCGTGGATGCGACCGAGGAAGAAAGCTGGACCTCTGAAGGTGATCTTTACCTCTTGGCAGATACGCTTGCCGAAGACGTGCTGCAGAAATCCCGCGTGACCGAATTCACTCGTGTACGTGATGTGGCTGGCTCCGAACTCGACGGCGCACTCTGCAAGCACCCGTTCAACGGCATGGAAGGCGCAGACGGTTTCTGGGACTATGATGTTCCAATGATCGACGGCGACCACGTCACAGATGACGCCGGTACGGGTTTTGTGCACACTGCGCCAAGCCACGGTCAGGACGACTACGAATGTTTTGTCGCGCGCAACTGGATTGACCGCATGACCCACAATGTGGGTGAGGAATCCGAGTTCCTGCCGCATGTGCCGTTCTTTGCAGGCCTGCAGGTCTTTGATCGCAAAGGCAAGGAAGGCAAAGCCAACAACGCCGTGATCGCGAAACTGGTTGAGGCCGGTGGCATCATCGCGCGTGGCCGTGTGAAGCACAGCTATCCGCACTCCTGGCGCTCCAAAGCACCGGTGATCTTCCGTAATACGCCACAGTGGTTTGCCTCTGTGGACAAGGAAGTGGGCGATGGGCAGGACAAACTGGGCAAGACCATCCGCGACCGTGCGCTGACCGCCATCGACCAAGAGGTCAAATGGCATCCTCAGTCTGGTCGCAACCGTCTGTATTCCATGATGGAAGCGCGCCCGGATTGGGTGCTGTCCCGCCAACGTGCCTGGGGCGTGCCGCTGACTTGCTTCACCAAGAAAGACACGCTGCCAACAGATGCAGACTTCCTGCTGCGCAATGATGAGCTGAACGCGCGTATCAAAGCCGAGTTCGAAGAGCACGGTGCAGACATCTGGTACACCGAGGGCTTCAAAGAGAAGGTGCTCGATGGGATCGCCAACCCGGCGGATTACGATCAGGTCTATGACGTGCTCGACGTTTGGTTTGACTCTGGCTCCACCCACGCATTTGTGCTGCGCGATCGCGAAGATGGCACCGAGGACGGTATCGCCGATGTTTACATGGAAGGCACCGACCAGCACCGCGGTTGGTTCCACAGCTCCTTGCTGCAATCTGTCGGCACCGCAGGCCGCGCGCCTTATCGCAATGTTGTAACCCACGGCTTCACGCTGGACGAGAAGGGCAACAAGATGTCCAAATCTCTGGGCAACACCATCGTGCCAGAGAAAGTCGTGCAGCAATACGGTGCTGACATTCTGCGCCTCTGGGTGGCACAGACCGACTACACCGCCGACCAGCGGATCGGGCCGGAAATCCTGAAAGGTGTGGCCGACGGTTACCGCCGCCTGCGCAACACCATGCGTTACATGCTCGGCGCGCTGGGCAACTTCACCGAGGAAGATCGGACGGCACCAGCAGACATGCCGGAACTGGAGCGTTGGGTCCTGCACCGTTTGGCAGAACTCGATTTGAAAGTTCGTGAAGGCTATAAGGCCTATGATTTCCAAGGCGTGTTCTCTGCGATCTTCAACTTCGCAACGGTGGACCTGTCGGCCTTCTACTTCGACATTCGCAAAGACGCGCTGTACTGCGACGGCAACACATTGCGCCGCCGCGCATCCCGCACTGTAATGGATATCCTCTTCCACCGTCTGACCACATGGCTCGCGCCGATCATGGTCTTCACCATGGAAGATGTGTGGCTGGAGCGTTTCCCGGAAGAGGGCAGCTCTGTGCATCTGGTCGATATGCCGGAAACACCGTCAGATTGGCTTGACGAAGAACTGGCGGCGAAGTGGTCAAAGGTGCGCACCGTGCGTCGCGTTGTGACCGCTGCGCTGGAAGTGCAACGCGTCGATAAAGTCATCGGTTCCTCGCTTGAGGCGGCACCAGTCGTGCACGTGCGTGACGAAGATACGCTGGCGGCGCTGAAAACGGTTGCGTTCGAAGACGTCTGCATCACATCAGCGATCGAACTGACAGGTGACCCTAGCCCAGCCGAAGCTTTCCGCCTGCCGGAAGTTGAAGGTGTGGGTGTCGTCTTTGAAAAGGCTGAAGGTCAGAAGTGTCAGCGCTCTTGGAAGATCCTGCCGGATGTTGGCTCTGACCCTGAATTTCCTGATGTATCCGCGCGTGACGCCGCAGCGTTACACGAGCTACGCGCAGCGGGCTTGATCTAA
- a CDS encoding group III truncated hemoglobin, which translates to MAHPMQLFEISAEQIDQVVTAFYARIRQHPELGPVFAAHIEAKDWPEHEAKIASFWRNGILKERSYSGNPMQVHMMAGNVKPAHFANWLRLFDEVLADQLPPDTARAYSALAHRIGRGLRLGLEHVQKPADQPPILS; encoded by the coding sequence ATGGCCCATCCCATGCAGCTGTTTGAGATCAGCGCCGAACAGATCGATCAGGTGGTCACCGCCTTCTATGCGCGTATTCGACAGCACCCAGAGCTAGGCCCTGTGTTCGCGGCGCATATCGAAGCAAAAGACTGGCCTGAACATGAGGCCAAAATCGCTTCGTTCTGGCGCAATGGTATCCTGAAAGAGCGCTCTTATTCTGGCAATCCGATGCAAGTGCACATGATGGCCGGCAATGTGAAGCCTGCGCACTTTGCCAATTGGCTGAGGCTGTTTGATGAGGTGCTGGCGGATCAACTACCGCCTGATACGGCGCGTGCCTATTCGGCGCTGGCGCATCGCATTGGGCGTGGGCTGCGGCTAGGTTTGGAACATGTCCAGAAACCCGCTGACCAGCCGCCTATTCTGAGTTAG
- a CDS encoding YcjF family protein, with product MSNENQSSGPVLIELDDAAPAVQDAPNVPDELLPTPTGQTMQQVVTLGARRPSALSRWFWGLLLSVLTAILSISAWNFVQSLLAQYPLLGMGFTALLAGLLLVSVVIVVKELLAFGRLRKVDSLHRAADAAVADDNLEASRKVARDLIALYASREETAWGRERLSEGLNDTFDAPAVFALAEKELLTPLDALASKEVEAASRQVATVTALVPLALADVVTALVANIRMIRRIAEVYAGRSGTLGSWRLTRAVMAHLVATGAVAVGDDLLSSIAGGSVLGKISRRFGEGMVNGALTARVGIAAMEVCRPLAFTKKTRPSVRQLVKRALTGLFSSNSE from the coding sequence ATGAGCAACGAAAACCAGAGCTCGGGACCAGTTCTGATCGAACTTGATGACGCGGCACCGGCTGTGCAAGACGCGCCCAATGTGCCGGATGAACTGCTTCCCACGCCAACGGGTCAGACGATGCAGCAAGTCGTGACCCTTGGTGCGCGCCGCCCTTCAGCCCTGTCGCGCTGGTTTTGGGGTCTTTTGCTGAGCGTTCTGACGGCTATCCTGTCGATTTCCGCATGGAATTTCGTGCAATCTTTGCTGGCGCAATACCCGCTCCTTGGCATGGGTTTCACCGCCCTTTTGGCAGGCCTGCTGCTGGTGTCTGTGGTGATTGTCGTCAAAGAACTGCTGGCCTTTGGCCGGTTGCGAAAAGTCGACAGCTTGCACCGCGCAGCGGATGCGGCCGTGGCAGATGACAACCTCGAAGCCTCCCGCAAAGTCGCGCGCGATTTGATAGCGCTGTACGCGAGCCGCGAAGAGACAGCATGGGGACGGGAGCGCTTAAGCGAGGGGCTAAACGATACGTTTGATGCGCCTGCTGTCTTTGCCTTAGCTGAAAAAGAGCTGCTGACCCCTCTGGATGCTTTGGCAAGCAAAGAAGTCGAAGCGGCTTCGCGTCAGGTGGCGACAGTCACGGCCCTGGTCCCCCTTGCGCTGGCAGATGTTGTCACTGCCTTGGTCGCCAATATTCGCATGATCCGCCGGATTGCGGAAGTCTACGCAGGCCGATCCGGCACGCTTGGCAGCTGGCGTCTGACCCGCGCCGTCATGGCGCATTTGGTGGCGACCGGTGCAGTTGCTGTCGGAGATGACCTGCTCAGTTCCATCGCGGGCGGGTCTGTTCTTGGAAAAATCAGCCGCCGCTTTGGCGAAGGTATGGTGAACGGGGCTTTGACGGCCCGCGTTGGGATTGCTGCGATGGAAGTCTGTCGTCCGCTGGCCTTCACCAAAAAGACACGCCCTTCAGTGCGTCAGTTGGTGAAACGGGCGCTCACAGGACTGTTCAGCTCTAACTCAGAATAG
- a CDS encoding GNAT family N-acetyltransferase translates to MNVLLRPATESDSNDVGDILYAFLDETPWMPRMHSRRQTRKFCDSMIARGWVTLAVVDGELKAFISREEQFIHALYVVGDSCGQGIGHRLLRDAQMQELALELWTFQFNEGAQRFYLREGFVEMERTDGQGNDEKLPDIRYRWERGAS, encoded by the coding sequence ATGAACGTGCTTCTGCGCCCAGCCACCGAGAGCGACAGCAATGATGTCGGTGACATCCTCTATGCTTTCCTTGATGAAACACCCTGGATGCCACGCATGCATAGCCGCCGTCAGACCCGCAAGTTTTGCGACTCTATGATTGCGCGCGGTTGGGTGACACTGGCCGTGGTTGACGGCGAACTGAAAGCTTTCATCTCTCGCGAAGAACAATTCATCCATGCGCTCTATGTCGTAGGTGATAGCTGCGGGCAGGGCATCGGGCATCGGCTCCTTCGGGACGCGCAAATGCAGGAGCTGGCGCTGGAGCTTTGGACCTTTCAGTTCAACGAAGGCGCGCAGCGGTTTTATCTGCGGGAAGGCTTCGTAGAAATGGAACGTACAGACGGGCAGGGCAATGACGAAAAGCTGCCCGACATTCGCTATCGCTGGGAAAGGGGCGCATCATGA
- a CDS encoding YcjX family protein, whose product MIITDLANEVSRRVEAVGDGLSEALFEPVIRIGVTGLARSGKTVFITSLVSNLLDRGRMTQVAAISEGRVLGAYLQPQPDVTVPRFDYENHRAALLGPKPHWPESTRAVSELRLSLKVQPAGLLAGLQKPRTVHLDIVDYPGEWLLDLALLDKTYAQWSAEVLDRLAARPEGAAYLDAIHDVDGASQLEEPKAQFLAQRFTEYLNTARDAGYYDCTPGRFLLPGDLAGSPVLTFAPLPESDTPRRSLAREMARRFEAYKAKVVKPFFQDHFARIDRQVVLVDALGAIHRGPKAVEDMRQAMTDILSAFRPGKNAFLNRLLLGKRVERILFAATKADHLHHRQHGKLTAIMEALTRDARDRAQFAGARTQSLSLASLRTTVEETVDHKGRQLDCVRGTLLDGGKQAAFFPGELPEDPNHILSAAKSGSDKWLQEDYQFMAFAPAELSLKPGFGPPHIRLDRAAQFLIGDRL is encoded by the coding sequence GTGATCATAACCGACTTGGCCAACGAAGTGTCACGCCGCGTGGAAGCGGTGGGCGATGGTCTGTCAGAAGCCCTGTTTGAACCGGTCATTCGCATCGGTGTCACAGGTTTGGCGCGATCTGGCAAAACGGTATTTATCACCTCCTTGGTGTCGAATTTGCTGGACCGCGGTCGCATGACCCAAGTGGCCGCGATCTCTGAGGGGCGTGTGTTAGGGGCCTACCTGCAGCCGCAACCGGATGTGACCGTTCCCCGGTTTGACTATGAAAATCACCGTGCGGCTTTGTTGGGGCCGAAGCCTCACTGGCCGGAAAGCACGCGCGCGGTCAGTGAATTGCGCCTGTCGCTCAAAGTGCAGCCCGCAGGACTTTTGGCAGGCCTGCAAAAGCCTCGAACAGTGCATTTGGACATCGTGGATTATCCCGGCGAATGGCTGCTGGATTTGGCGCTCCTCGACAAGACCTATGCGCAATGGAGCGCAGAAGTACTGGATCGATTGGCGGCACGACCAGAAGGGGCCGCTTATCTCGATGCCATCCATGACGTTGACGGTGCATCTCAACTAGAGGAGCCGAAGGCGCAGTTTCTTGCGCAGCGGTTTACCGAATATCTCAACACGGCGCGCGATGCTGGGTACTACGATTGTACACCTGGACGGTTCTTGTTGCCGGGTGACCTTGCCGGATCACCGGTTCTGACCTTTGCCCCGCTGCCAGAAAGCGACACACCCCGCCGATCTCTTGCGCGTGAAATGGCGCGCCGGTTTGAAGCCTATAAGGCCAAGGTGGTGAAACCTTTCTTTCAGGATCATTTCGCCCGTATCGACCGCCAAGTGGTGCTGGTCGATGCGCTCGGAGCCATTCATCGCGGGCCTAAGGCTGTGGAAGACATGCGTCAGGCGATGACGGATATCCTTTCGGCCTTCCGTCCCGGCAAAAACGCGTTCCTGAACCGGCTTCTGCTTGGCAAACGGGTCGAGCGCATTCTCTTTGCCGCCACCAAAGCCGACCACCTGCATCACCGCCAGCACGGTAAACTCACTGCCATTATGGAAGCGCTCACACGCGATGCACGCGACCGCGCGCAATTTGCTGGGGCACGAACGCAATCGCTATCTTTGGCGTCGCTACGGACGACCGTTGAGGAAACCGTAGATCACAAAGGCCGCCAACTTGATTGCGTACGTGGCACCTTGCTGGATGGTGGCAAGCAGGCCGCTTTCTTTCCGGGAGAATTGCCCGAAGATCCAAATCACATCCTTAGCGCTGCCAAGTCGGGTTCGGACAAATGGCTGCAAGAGGACTACCAATTCATGGCCTTCGCGCCTGCTGAACTCAGTCTGAAGCCCGGTTTCGGCCCGCCGCACATCCGTTTGGACCGCGCTGCGCAGTTCCTGATCGGGGACCGGTTATGA